The Hylaeus volcanicus isolate JK05 unplaced genomic scaffold, UHH_iyHylVolc1.0_haploid 9481, whole genome shotgun sequence DNA segment tatctatctcagagacttccgagaatatgtagaatgtcattgtttataaaaaaacaagttaagaaactacaatttcacagaaaagttttttgggaaattgatcggtgtacgaatacattctacacccactgtatgtatacattcaaattaaatctacgctgtcaaattttcttctttgaacgtccctttatatgtaaaaaaaaaagtttcaataacaaaaattaattacatctgGAAATGATatgcatttgaaaaatacatcagctggaccagactccccccttaattCTCTTTAACTCTGGTTCTcgttcgagaaagaaaaataacgtaTCGAAACGAACGCGTAGTTAATGGATGCGCcgaacaacaacaataacaacgcGTATGcagtaaaaaattgattcgtttTGCACAAATCGAAGATACCGACGTATTTAAAATGCGTCCACAATGAGATTGTACAGACGAAGAGACCTTGAGTCCGCGCAGCTGGTCAGTTCGGGTTTCAAATCGATCGTCGTCGAACTTTCAACCGGTTTAATTCCTTCTGACGGAGTTTCGAATCTCTGCGAGTCGTAAAAGCGCGATAATCTATTTTTGCGACAAACCTGTTTTCTCGCATAGTCTATAAAGACTACCAAGTGCGTCACCAGGCCTCCATTGAGATGCTTCGAAATTGTTTCCCTACCACTGAACCTTACATACGGTCTGATAACAACAACGATGTCGCCGTTAACTCATTTCAGCGAGGAAAATCCTTATTTGGAAGGTTTCAGGGTGAAGCTTCGGTAATTCAAAACTAACGAAAATAACTTTCTTTCGtcgataatgaaataaaaagaattcgaaTTAAGAACTTTGTGTCAAGGTCGCCTCGACGGAGCGGTTCTCGACCGCTGTGCCTTAAATATTGGGGGGCAGACCTCGAGGACTTTCAGGACATTCTTTCTACCACAATTATCGTATACACttttttctaacaattttctaataatttttgaataaacgtGGTGATTCGTCGCTAGTAAACGAGTTTAGAAATGCGAGGGGTCACTGGCTCGACAGATGCACCACGTTACAGCTACTTATTTCCGCAGGATAATACCTTATCCTCCAAGCCGGAGTCACTATCCGAATTTCATTAACGTATTCACCGTTCGACGGCAGCCAAATATTTCGCGTTCAGCGAAAAGCCAAGCTGCCCTATGTCCTGTCGCTTGCGAAAcgcattcttttattaattcaagGTTTCGTTTCTAGGTTCCCTCGAGTCGCTATCTATTAAAACTGAGAAGATCCCGACGACGTATCGACGTGCATCCTTGCGAGATATGCCAAACGTCGGAAATCTTTCCGGATTTTCGATCGTCGACCCTTTTAATTTCCCACGTATCGTTTATGGTGGTACGAAACCGTTCGACATCTTCCTGTATTATCGTCGTTTACTTTTAACGCAATCGTGATTAAACCAAACGAAGGTTTCTTGTGTTTAATTACACGTTCGATAACACGATCGGTGTTTTCCCATGTCGCGAGTGCTAACACGGtttaataatcgaataataattaattgggCAGGTGGGAAATGTATCGTTGCGCAAGAAGATGACTATACGGAGGACGTATAGGTTTACCGAAGCATGGGCTCGAGAAGCTCTCGAGAGTAGTCGAGAGTCTCGAGTCACAGCAGGGTTGCTGTGAACTCTGACTGACTGACACTGTCTATTTTTACATCGAACCTAATAATGTGGCCACGTTATGGCGTTCTTGTTTCTTCGACTCTCATTGTTTTCGTATTCTAATTACTATCCCATTGTATTTACTATTTTCGCTAATCATCCCGTCACATtctcatttctatttttacccGTCTCGCATTTCTGTGAATTGACACTGTTTCCAAGCCGCGATTTAACCACATGTGCGACCCACTACACGTGTCGTCGAACGAAGCACGAGTTCGGATACGATTATTCAATTTGACTTGGTTTCACACGCAGAATGCATCATATGTACTCGTCGAAGAAAGGAGACCCCCTCTGCCCCCTTGGCTTTCACCCCCAAGTCCGATGGCCGACACGCTGCAAACGATGCTTCAGGTACGTTTgtctttataattaaaaacaccGGCAAAGAGGAATACCGTATCACCGGAATTTATGCTTGGAAAATCTCTTCAGGGATTACAAAGAGCACGGGGGTAAGAAGGACAGCTTGAGGGACATCACATCGTCCACCCCTAGTCTTTCCTTCGAACAGTCATCGGGACGGTAAATTTATAAGATTAGAAAATTTGTGTAGATCCTCCGAGCCGTGCTGTGTTATcttatattaattgtttcaatttcgattCGTTGCGATCTCGATCGTCAGCTCGTCGGAAAATGGAAGAAGAGTGTGGTCGTCCGCCACGAATTTGGCCAAGGATGATTTTAAGGGCAGCTCGGATGCGCCAACGGCGTCAGCTGGATGGACGTCGCTCATGGATCTTTCCGCCATCGAcaaggaagaagaaagattGGAATGTAATTATACCGATCCACAAACTCTTTCCTTTATCGAGGGGTGACTACTGTAATATTGATTGAAACGTCTGACAAGGGAAGGCTTAGAAGTGATTCTCACcgattgcaatgaaatttggtaGAGTGATAGATCTATATCTAGAATAAGCGTAACTGTAATATTAGCCGCAGGTGGCCAGccatttttgagaaaagttAGTTTAAATATGTAGCAAAAGCCCATAGCGGGATGCATTCCTGTTGCTAACACAACTTCAAGAGGTCAGCGGCATAGTGGCTAGCATGGGCTTTTACTACATATTTGAACTaacttttctcaaaaatgtCTGACCATCTGCGGCTAATATTACAGTTACGCTTATTCTAGATATAGATCTATCACTCtaccaaatttcattgcaCAATCGGTGAGTATCACTTCTGAGCCTTCCCTTGTGAGttacgaaaaacaaaagacagtcaCCGACTGGTTCACAAAGGAACACGTGGTTGAATAGTTGAAACGcgatttatgtaaaatgaataatactcCACACAGGTGAAACCGCGAGGCACAGCTAGTGTACtacaattttccaaatatatgGTCTTTTAACGTAACTTAATCAGCAATGCTCTTGCAGCCAGGAGACCGCCAAAATTGCAGATCAAGGAAGTGATAGACACCAGCAACCACCGAGCCTCGGAGAACGACGTCGAGTTCATAATTCAGGTAGACTCGAGCCTAACGAAACGCTTTCTTCCATCCCGACGCTTTTCACGCAGAGTTGCAACAAGGAATTGTTCAAAACTTTTTGCTATCCTCTCTGTGTCGTCTTCAGATGTCGATATCGTTGGCTGATCAGAATCTGCTTACTTTTCAGCTTCACTCGATGAACAGTTAGATCGttgattttatgcatttacgaaTTTTACATAAGTTTACGTACTTTGCATGCGTTTTTCTCGTCTGTACGCtttgtaaatgcataaaactcGCAGGCTAGCAACCGACTAACAAAATATTGATcgcttttttttaattaagtataATACATACAGGAAAAGGTAATTACTCGTTTTCtgagaatttttgtaatttttctacttGTCCTAACATGCACACAGGGGTGTATTTTGTACACGTTGAAGGTCGTGCACACATTTTTCTCAACCACACGAGGAGCACTGTATTTCTTCGTGAGTTTGTGGTTAACCAATCGAGGTTTTGAGTTTTGTATCGTCCTGTGGACTCCTTTAGTACTTCACCGACGTTTCGCGAGCTTTATCATCTTTTTCTGTGGCCTGTACATACACACCCTTAAGATAGTACTATGATCATTCACCGTTTCACCGTCCTACTCTAAGCTATCGACGAAATACAAATTGATCTTTccctgtatatattatatttactgaataaaaatagagTTCAACAGTAGTGGGCAGAGAAAACG contains these protein-coding regions:
- the LOC128882294 gene encoding uncharacterized protein LOC128882294, translated to MHHMYSSKKGDPLCPLGFHPQVRWPTRCKRCFRDYKEHGGKKDSLRDITSSTPSLSFEQSSGRSSENGRRVWSSATNLAKDDFKGSSDAPTASAGWTSLMDLSAIDKEEERLESRRPPKLQIKEVIDTSNHRASENDVEFIIQVKKSRTGPPKNALQSEDHRMEGETPEKVTISAFCTSSSPFPFRRSLILLIASGLIHLERCCYANYSR